The proteins below come from a single Acanthopagrus latus isolate v.2019 chromosome 4, fAcaLat1.1, whole genome shotgun sequence genomic window:
- the LOC119018482 gene encoding interleukin-18 receptor 1-like isoform X2 codes for MVALQCPGYRGYDHSDGRLIWTSHTSQEMDLTGDMSSAQQMETGVLVHGRNLVILNASVNHQGNYSCSQGNASRKNWFKLMVYTTQTREYEKETTYPVTCYTLESCTLTCPDVNIPAENIPNITTNGTIWHKEGESSLTASYFSSVEENDGGVYTCTRSYLYHGQIYNMTSTVKLEVQPKEIPKKLAEITSPRMSEVFPVDLGSTVVIDCQAVAYSEFDELFWLMDKLFVKRDNSSPVFYEFKDERGPDKIKLTATLVFKKVSKEDLLKNYTCKLQCESQPSSSVSINLVQKPRPAYVPLALGIVCVVVVMVSTVVIYVKFKINITLFLRDTLGCRRSTSDGKSYDAFLMCYKSDTDAGLNDDDRKWLESVMEEEFSYSLCLFDRDVLPGKAVQEAVLDCVQQSRTVVLVPTSSDPGPGAGFLSVIHEALVERQTDLVFIRTEATEVWRSGSLSEALQLLSEAGDCVTWKGISSMSLSSPFWKQLRYYLPAPQNASKIRLLPK; via the exons AGACGGGCGTTCTGGTTCATGGAAGGAATCTTGTGATTCTTAATGCCTCTGTAAACCATCAGGGGAATTACTCGTGCTCTCAGGG GAATGCCAGCAGAAAGAACTGGTTCAAGCTGATGGTATATACAACACAGACCAGAGAGTATGAAAAAGAGACAACGTATCCAGTGACGTGTTACACACTAGAGTCCTGCACATTGACATGTCCTGATGTAAATATACCTGCTGAAAACATCCCGAATATTACCACCAACGGCACTATATGGCACAAG GAAGGAGAGTCATCCCTAACAGCCAGTTACTTCTCGAGTGTGGAGGAGAATGATGGAGGTGTCTACACCTGTACCAGATCTTACCTGTATCATGGTCAGATATACAACATGACCTCCACGGTGAAGCTTGAAGTCCAGCCAAAGG aaatACCTAAGAAACTTGCAGAGATCACTTCACCGCGCATGAGTGAGGTGTTTCCTGTAGATCTCG GCTCAACAGTGGTGATTGACTGTCAAGCTGTTGCGTACTCAGAGTTTGATGAGTTGTTCTGGTTAATGGACAAATTATTTGTGAAGAGGGACAACAGTTCACCAGTTTTCTACGAATTCAAAGA TGAAAGAGGTCCTGACAAGATCAAGCTAACAGCAACGCTGGTCTTCAAAAAAGTGTCGAAAGAGGATCTGTTAAAAAATTACACCTGTAAGCTGCAATGTGAGAGCCAAccctccagctctgtctccatCAACTTGGTTCAAAAAC CTCGCCCTGCTTACGTTCCCCTGGCTCTTGGGATCGTCTGTGTTGTGGTGGTGATGGTTTCGACAGTAGTTATCTACGTGAAGTTCAAGATAAACATCACTCTTTTCCTAAGAGACACTCTCGGCTGCCGCAGAAGCACCTCag ATGGGAAGAGCTACGACGCCTTTTTGATGTGTTACAAGAGCGACACGGACGCAGGACTGAATGACGATGACAGAAAATGGCTGGAAAGTGTTATGGAGGAGGAATTTAGTTACAGCCTCTGTCTTTTTGATCGCGACGTCTTACCGGGCAAAG CTGTACAGGAGGCTGTGTTAGACTGCGTGCAGCAGAGCCGGACAGTTGTTTTGGTTCCCACCTCTTCAGACCCCGGTCCAGGAGCTGGATTTCTCAGTGTTATCCATGAAGCCCTTGTGGAGCGACAGACTGACCTGGTCTTCATCAGAACCGAGGCAACAGAGGTGTGGAGATCAGGTTCATTATCAGAGGCCTTACAGCTCCTCAGCGAGGCTGGAGACTGTGTCACCTGGAAGGGCATTAGCTCCATGTcgctctcctcccccttctgGAAGCAGCTTCGCTATTACCTACCCGCCCCGCAGAACGCATCAAAAATAAGGCTTTTACCTAAATAG
- the LOC119018484 gene encoding uncharacterized protein LOC119018484: MCPKGKRHVYRQQTTTREHITVHMAVSAAGTHVPPVLIYPRCLPGVSYALGGPKNSEKSYMTTELFRRWLDHFVKHIPQERPLVLIMDQHETHCGHHVTDMCRANELEIVLLPPHTAHMLQLLDMSVFNPLKAVITTLASRMVLVRRDMVTGKKQFSSVLKHAHEKAVTAENILADFKKAGIHPLSKEAVDMTQVTMVDRRSCGSGTTW; the protein is encoded by the exons ATGTGCCCCAAGGGGAAAAGGCACGTCTACCGCCAACAGACCACCACCAGGGAGCACATTACTGTGCACATGGCTGTGAGTGCAGCTGGTACACATGTCCCTCCCGTCCTCATCTATCCACGCTGCCTTCCAGGTGTTTCCTATGCCTTGGGTGGACCAAAGAACAGTGAGAAGAGCTATATGACCACTGAGCTGTTCAGAAGGTGGCTGGATCATTTTGTTAAACACATCCCCCAAGAGCGCCCCTTGGTCCTAATTATGGACCAGCATGAAACACACTGTGGCCACCATGTAACAGACATGTGCAGAGCCAATGAACTTGAAATTGTGCTGCTCCCTCCACACACCGCTCACATGCTCCAGCTGCTGGACATGAGTGTGTTCAACCCCCTAAAGGCTGTCATCACCACCCTGGCCAGTCGCATGGTCCTAGTGAGAAGAGACATGGTCACTGGCAAAAAGCAGTTCTCCTCAGTACTGAAGCATGCCCATGAGAAGGCCGTCACAGCGGAGAACATCTTAGCCGACTTCAAAAAGGCAGGCATCCATCCTCTGTCGAAAGAGGCAGTGGACATGACACAG gtcaccatggtggacAGGAGGTCATGTGGCTCGGGCACCACTTGGTGA